In Vigna radiata var. radiata cultivar VC1973A unplaced genomic scaffold, Vradiata_ver6 scaffold_147, whole genome shotgun sequence, one DNA window encodes the following:
- the LOC106778677 gene encoding uncharacterized protein LOC106778677, which produces MWRLLSVVTRKLQNTKKSSSRVADENMFEAAANGGRREHGWSGISLIYGILHAPISILSCVSHPEANGSDGVWVSCEFVQISEMNHLMASFTSCKEREDI; this is translated from the exons ATGTGGCGTCTTCTGAGTGTGGTGACTAGGAAACTGCAAAACACAAAGAAAAGTTCATCAAGGGTGGCTGATGAAAACATGTTTGAGGCTGCTGCAAACGGAGGAAGAAGGGAGCATGGTTGGAGTGGAATCTCTCTTATATATGGCATTCTTCATGCTCCCATATCAATTCTCTCATGTGTGTCTCATCCTGAAGCAAATGGGTCCGATGGGGTTTGGGTTTCTTGTGAATTTGTTCAGATTTCTGAAATGAATCATCTTATG GCTTCATTCACATCATGCAAAGAAAGAGAAGACATTTAA